From Salvia splendens isolate huo1 chromosome 16, SspV2, whole genome shotgun sequence, a single genomic window includes:
- the LOC121771171 gene encoding lamin-like protein: MHDHGGRIRFFAVVAVAATLLTCACSDLIKVGGKSGWKPNVNYTHWAAHRRFYVGDWLYFVFDKHYYNVLEVKEENYERCDDGDFVKNVTRGGRDVYNLTEARSYYFISSGGYCFHGMKLSVHARGSLPPPLPAPDMKSTENSASLLIGGHRAAVLVVAALSTFILRLL; encoded by the exons atgcatGATCACGGTGGCCGGATCCGTTTTTTCGCGGTGGTGGCCGTGGCGGCCACGTTGCTAACATGCGCGTGCAGTGATCTCATCAAGGTCGGAGGGAAGTCCGGCTGGAAACCCAACGTTAACTACACTCATTGGGCCGCCCATCGCCGCTTTTATGTCGGAGACTGGCTAT ATTTTGTGTTCGATAAGCACTACTACAACGTGTTGGAAGTGAAGGAGGAGAATTACGAGAGGTGCGACGACGGGGATTTTGTGAAGaacgtgacgaggggagggaGAGACGTGTACAATTTGACCGAGGCGAGATCTTACTATTTCATTAGTAGTGGCGGCTATTGTTTCCACGGGATGAAGTTGTCTGTCCATGCCCGTGGATCTCTGCCGCCACCTCTTCCTGCGCCGGATATGAAATCCACCGAGAATAGTGCGTCGCTTTTGATCGGCGGCCATCGGGCCGCCGTGTTGGTGGTGGCTGCGCTTTCCACTTTCATCTTAAGATTATTGTGA
- the LOC121769714 gene encoding lamin-like protein, with protein MGLNRGLLLAAMALLFAASLLPEAAAVRYTVGGNKGWTQGVNYTIWAQDKKFYHDDWLFFVYDRNQMNILEVNKTDYESCNTDHPLHNWTTGAGRDVVPLNVTKTFYFVSGKGYCYGGMKVAIHVEKGAPPPAVSAVKSNSPLSLPSALRSSVFIPAVFAAAAAWDSLLMLL; from the exons ATGGGACTAAACAGGGGACTTCTGCTGGCGGCGATGGCGCTCTTGTTTGCGGCGTCATTGCTgccggaggcggcggcggtgcgTTACACAGTTGGCGGCAACAAGGGCTGGACCCAAGGTGTCAATTACACGATTTGGGCTCAGGATAAGAAGTTCTACCATGATGATTGGCTCT TCTTTGTATACGACAGGAACCAAATGAATATTCTTGAGGTGAACAAGACCGATTACGAGAGCTGCAACACCGACCACCCACTCCACAACTGGACCACCGGTGCAGGGAGGGACGTCGTCCCTCTCAACGTGACCAAGACGTTCTACTTTGTCAGTGGGAAGGGGTACTGCTACGGGGGCATGAAGGTTGCCATCCATGTCGAGAAAGGTGCTCCCCCGCCAGCAGTCTCCGCAGTTAAGAGCAATTCTCCGCTTAGCTTGCCATCCGCTCTCAGAAGCTCGGTTTTCATCCCGGCCGTTTTCGCTGCTGCAGCTGCCTGGGATTCACTTCTGATGCTCTTGTAG
- the LOC121769754 gene encoding chorismate mutase 1, chloroplastic-like, whose translation MEAKMLRAASSTVVAGPCISRPSHRFAVEKLGRNCAVRFQKSRSLSIGAIRIRASTGATLGFSVESRHRMDESETYTLEGIRNSLIRQEDSIIFALLERAQLCYNADTYDPNAFPVKGYTGSLLEYMIKETEKLHTAVGRYKSPDEHPFFPDVVQEPVFPPLEYPRILHPAADSININSQIWDMYFNNLLPRLVREGGDGNCGSSATCDTICLQVLSKRVHYGKFVAEAKFRKSPDTYGAAIKAQDRDGLMALLTYPEVEQAIRERVEVKTRKYGEEVTLPGDEDEGNTEPVYRIKPSIVADLYWDWIMPLTKQVQVEYLLRRLD comes from the exons ATGGAGGCAAAGATGTTGAGAGCTGCTTCCTCCACCGTTGTCGCCGGCCCCTGCATTTCCAGGCCATCGCACCGTTTCGCCGTGGAAAAATTGGGCAGAAATTGCGCCGTGCGATTTCAGAAATCGAGGAGTTTGAGTATCGGCGCTATAAGAATTCGAGCTTCCACGGGAGCTACTCTGGG ATTCTCTGTGGAATCGAGACATAGGATGGATGAGAGTGAGACCTATACCCTCGAGGGGATCAGAAACTCATTGATAAGGCAAGAGGACAGCATTATCTTTGCTCTTTTGGAGAGAGCTCAGCTTTGTTACAATGCAGACACATATGATCCTAATGCTTTTCCCGTGAAAGGATATACTGGCTCTTTGCTCGAGTACATGATCAAAGAAACTGAAAAGCTTCACACAGCA gTTGGAAGATACAAGAGTCCTGATGAGCATCCTTTCTTCCCTGATGTTGTTCAGGAGCCAGTGTTCCCTCCGCTTGAGTATCCACGG ATTCTCCATCCTGCAGCAGACTCGATCAATATCAACAGTCAAATATGGGACATGTATTTCAACAATCTCCTCCCTCGATTAGTTAGAGAAGGTGGTGATGGTAACTGTGGATCATCTGCTACTTGCGACACTATATGTTTGCAG GTCCTGTCAAAGAGAGTTCACTATGGTAAATTTGTAGCTGAAGCTAAATTTCGGAAATCCCCTGATACCTACGGAGCTGCCATTAAAGCACAA GACAGAGATGGACTAATGGCATTGCTGACATACCCAGAAGTCGAACAGGCTATCAGGGAAAGAGTTGAGGTGAAGACCCGCAAATACGGGGAGGAAGTGACTCTCCCTGGAGACGAAGACGAAGGCAACACTGAGCCAGTCTACAGAATCAAACCAAGCATAGTTGCTGATCTTTACTGGGACTGGATCATGCCATTGACAAAGCAAGTTCAGGTTGAGTATCTGTTGAGAAGACTTGACTAA
- the LOC121772174 gene encoding pentatricopeptide repeat-containing protein At3g29230-like: MQIPLPARAPTLLSRRRLFEQKLSDLHKCTDLSQLKQLHALIYKSNLHDDLFVAPKLITAFSLCRQMALALTVFEQVPAPNAHLCNTLIKAYIRNSQPEKAFELFYTMQTSGIVPDNYTYLFLLKAHSGLRFVKVIHAYVEKCNLYSDLFMPNSLIDAYSKYGLIGVEAARSLFDVMEERDMVTYNSMISGLVKTGQLKGAQQLFDEMPQRDKVSWNAILDGYVKAGEMSNAFKVFEKMPSRDVVSWSNVISGYARMGDIEMAKVLFDKMPEKNLVTWTIMISGYAEKGLVKEALVLYDQLERENMEPDDATFVSILCASAQSGMLTLGKKVHSTIIKSHYRCCTLISNALIDMYCKCGSLNRAWRCFNEMESKDLVSWNTMIHGLAMHGHGKKALHLFDRMKLEQFVPDNVTFVGVLSACNHAGMVEDGIRYFYSMESSYNIVPQIEHYGCMIDLLGRGGRLNEALRLLNCMPFEPNVVIWCSLLGACRMHNALQLAEEVLDELVKLDPANAGRYSVLSNVYAAGGDWKGAADARLRMWKTASKTPPGASSIELDGEFHDFSVMDTSHPKSDKIYQTVNGLTQHLRKVALAPT, from the coding sequence ATGCAGATTCCGTTGCCGGCGCGAGCTCCGACGCTTCTGTCACGGCGGAGGCTCTTCGAGCAGAAGCTCTCCGACCTCCACAAATGCACCGACCTCAGCCAGCTCAAACAGCTCCACGCGCTCATTTACAAATCCAATCTCCACGACGACCTTTTCGTCGCGCCCAAACTCATCACCGCCTTCTCCCTCTGCCGCCAAATGGCTTTAGCGCTCACCGTTTTCGAGCAAGTTCCCGCCCCAAACGCCCATCTCTGCAACACCTTGATTAAGGCCTATATTCGGAATTCCCAGCCGGAAAAGGCGTTTGAGCTTTTCTACACAATGCAGACTTCAGGAATCGTTCCGGATAATTACACTTATCTCTTCCTTCTCAAGGCTCACTCTGGGCTGAGATTTGTTAAAGTTATCCACGCGTATGTGGAAAAATGCAATCTTTACTCGGATTTATTCATGCCTAATTCGTTGATTGATGCTTACTCTAAGTACGGATTGATTGGGGTTGAGGCAGCGAGGTCTCTGTTTGATGTGATGGAGGAGCGCGATATGGTTACATACAATTCGATGATAAGTGGGCTGGTGAAGACGGGCCAGTTGAAGGGGGCGCAGCAACTATTCGATGAAATGCCTCAGAGAGACAAAGTGAGCTGGAATGCTATTCTTGATGGGTATGTCAAGGCTGGGGAAATGAGCAATGCGTTTAAGGTTTTTGAGAAGATGCCGTCGAGGGATGTCGTGTCGTGGTCTAACGTGATCTCTGGATATGCTAGAATGGGCGACATTGAGATGGCTAAGGTTCTGTTTGACAAAATGCCGGAAAAGAATTTGGTTACTTGGACTATTATGATATCTGGATATGCAGAGAAGGGGCTTGTGAAGGAAGCTCTCGTGCTTTATGATCAGCTCGAGAGGGAGAACATGGAGCCAGACGATGCTACATTCGTTAGTATTTTATGCGCGAGTGCTCAATCCGGGATGCTGACTTTAGGGAAGAAAGTCCACAGCACCATCATCAAAAGCCACTACAGATGCTGCACGCTCATAAGCAACGCTCTGATCGACATGTATTGCAAGTGTGGGAGCTTGAACAGGGCATGGCGATGCTTCAACGAGATGGAGAGCAAAGATCTAGTGTCGTGGAACACCATGATCCACGGCTTGGCCATGCACGGCCATGGCAAGAAGGCGCTTCATCTCTTCGATAGGATGAAGCTAGAGCAGTTTGTACCGGACAACGTGACATTCGTTGGCGTCCTATCTGCTTGCAACCACGCGGGCATGGTTGAGGACGGGATCCGTTACTTCTACAGCATGGAGAGCAGCTACAACATTGTCCCTCAGATCGAGCATTATGGTTGCATGATCGACCTTCTGGGTCGTGGCGGCCGCCTCAACGAGGCACTAAGGCTTCTTAACTGCATGCCGTTTGAGCCAAATGTTGTTATCTGGTGCTCCCTTTTAGGGGCTTGCCGAATGCATAATGCCCTGCAGTTAGCAGAGGAGGTGCTTGATGAGTTGGTGAAGTTGGATCCGGCTAACGCAGGGAGGTACTCTGTGCTGTCGAATGTGTATGCTGCTGGTGGGGATTGGAAGGGTGCCGCGGATGCAAGGCTGCGAATGTGGAAGACAGCCAGCAAGACACCCCCCGGGGCTAGCTCGATAGAGTTGGATGGGGAGTTTCATGATTTCAGTGTTATGGATACTAGTCATCCTAAATCAGATAAAATTTACCAGACTGTGAATGGGCTAACTCAACATCTTAGAAAAGTTGCTCTTGCTCCAACTTAG